The proteins below come from a single Sorghum bicolor cultivar BTx623 chromosome 4, Sorghum_bicolor_NCBIv3, whole genome shotgun sequence genomic window:
- the LOC8073175 gene encoding probable WRKY transcription factor 14: MCDYFLQRMEGDQHHQAGDLTDVVRAGGAMHQQGAIAELSSSTATGWQLPAEPAPAGPGLFLPPQPSSSDGGDGFADAFAGLPDPFASDFVRASSSSGGGPVPAADFFDFEAPAAAVGGGARRGGGGVLVDSGGGGVVVERGVPQMPALSPREIRPYPVTMIGGDTVKIGVPTMMPGLAVGPACAFDAIAGLQMPSPHGGGIKRRKNQARKVVCIPAPAAAGGRTTGEVVPSDLWAWRKYGQKPIKGSPYPRGYYRCSSSKGCPARKQVERSRTDPSLLVITYNSEHNHPWPTQRNALAGSTRSHHAKNSKNNPSQHNLQKPDLKAEPEHHQASAAVVPTGCATTATTAATSTTTTATTSTTSNSTPPPATMAVKEEAMVGSEMEKGMDHDASVLLDHGDLMQQMFSQSYYRPMIPEAGGGGGGHHADDFFADLAELESDPMSLIFPGGGDPGKEKEMMPNKSLGADPLFGMLDWGATNNGVATSAGSSFEQDESGW, from the exons atgTGTGACTACTTCCTGCAAAGGATGGAGGGCGACCAGCATCACCAGGCCGGGGACCTCACGGACGTCGTCCGAGCCGGCGGCGCGATGCATCAGCAGGGAGCTATCGCGGAGCTCTCCTCCTCCACGGCCACGGGGTGGCAGCTCCCGGCCGAGCCAGCTCCAGCTGGGCCCGGCCTCTTCCTGCCACCGCAGCCGTCGTCGTCGGATGGCGGCGACGGCTTCGCGGACGCCTTCGCCGGCCTCCCGGACCCGTTCGCCAGCGACTTCGTCCGcgcctcttcctcctccggCGGCGGCCCCGTCCCTGCTGCCGACTTCTTCGACTTCGAGGCGCCTGCCGCTGCTGTCGGTGGTGGCGCCAGGAGAGGCGGAGGCGGCGTACTGGTGGATAGCGGCGGAGGCGGAGTGGTGGTGGAGAGGGGGGTGCCGCAGATGCCCGCGCTGTCGCCGAGGGAGATACGGCCGTACCCGGTGACGATGATTGGCGGCGACACCGTGAAGATCGGCGTGCCGACGATGATGCCCGGGCTGGCGGTTGGGCCGGCCTGTGCGTTCGACGCCATCGCCGGGTTGCAGATGCCGTCGCCGCACGGCGGCGGGATCAAGCGCAG GAAGAACCAGGCAAGGAAGGTGGTCTGCATCCCAGCACCTGCAGCCGCGGGAGGAAGGACCACTGGGGAGGTTGTTCCTTCTGATCTCTGGGCTTGGAGGAAGTATGGACAGAAGCCTATCAAAGGATCACCCTACCCAAG AGGGTACTACAGATGCAGCAGCTCTAAAGGATGCCCGGCGCGGAAGCAGGTGGAGCGCAGCCGGACCGACCCAAGTCTGCTGGTCATCACCTACAACTCGGAGCACAACCACCCTTGGCCGACGCAGCGGAACGCGCTCGCCGGCTCAACACGCTCTCACCACGCCAAGAACAGCAAGAACAACCCCTCGCAGCACAACCTGCAGAAGCCAGACCTTAAAGCCGAACCTGAGCATCATCAGGCCTCGGCGGCAGTAGTCCCTACTGGCTGCGCCACCACCGCGACGACCGCAGCcaccagcaccaccaccacAGCGACCACGAGCACCACCAGCAACAGCACTCCTCCGCCGGCGACGATGGCAGTGAAAGAGGAGGCAATGGTGGGGTCGGAAATGGAGAAAGGGATGGACCATGACGCTTCTGTCTTGCTGGATCACGGTGATCTCATGCAGCAGATGTTCAGCCAGAGCTACTACAGGCCGATGATACCggaggccggcggcggcggtggcggccacCACGCCGATGACTTCTTCGCTGATCTCGCCGAGCTGGAGTCGGATCCCATGAGCCTCATCTTCCCAGGTGGTGGTGATCCTGGAAAGGAGAAGGAAATGATGCCCAACAAGAGCTTGGGCGCCGATCCATTATTCGGCATGCTAGATTGGGGTGCCACTAATAATGGTGTTGCTACTTCTGCAGGGAGTTCATTTGAGCAAGACGAGAGTGGTTGGTGA